Proteins co-encoded in one Bremerella sp. TYQ1 genomic window:
- a CDS encoding PAS domain S-box protein, giving the protein MNLLRKYFLLGAIPALIAVGLSTVLDYQITQRLLQEQIDETLEAKLETKSSQVRYFLDEHLALLETFAAMPEVKNGTVPEIMEFLRFQESAMPSRIRGFYFDELDGTVHGTDGMTFNVFDRDYFREVERGEKVITRILKSRGTGQNIILLLVPLRTEEGTLRGAVSLTLLDTQLIDFIRSLEVDRGGFFALVDDSDRMIAATGKADFLRQSILEPERSILPDENGVRYLVSTDNVPDTTWTLIAAIPELEVQAVYNRMGWSKLTAVACGITATVILALFFSERTLRPLQDILQTIRRYARGEQSARCSSKSRDEYGLLAESFNTMADELDEARRQQEEHLRKIEDSEHRFRLLFDGAADAIYLRTLDGSILDVNQEACRALGYTREELIGMSISQIDTEWTLSDARRLWNQLAREGGRYHPLVERVHRRKDGSTFPVEIRLTQIERGGETFVMSAVRDATLRKAAERQTKEAKEFAEKIINASPGVVYIFDLASQAIVFINENIEKELGYTQQYLEELGSRFYSEVVHPEDLGPLNEASTQWYKTGDPLVRRDNFRMRHADGHWVWFEFHRVFFQKDPTGFPTQILGVATNITDRVRAEQQLVWEKALLDQVMETSVAAIMVVDAGANIQFLNPTLEKMLRVGRDQVQGTLLYDFPWDVKDLSGQPFPPEQRPFAIVKRTLRPVYDMRFRIQFGSESFIIVSTNAAPLFDEEGEFAGAVFALSDITERIESERIRESLIKNLEATNTELKQFTYTVSHDLKSPLITIKGFLGILGEDIEKQDSAAIEEDLSIIGSAADGMKQLLDDLLELSRIGRNYKSRSMISLEEIVCEAITLLAGEIEARDANVRCEIEDLTVYGDPVQMRQLMQNLIDNGIKHNRKDNPKVTIRAIEDDDFVVIEVSDDGPGVATEYQERIFQLFDKLDPDSDGTGIGLAIVKRIVDFHGGTIRLHSDGLGNGCTFIIRLPSVEPDRSTIYDLTDSKESTSS; this is encoded by the coding sequence GTGAATCTACTTCGAAAATACTTCTTGCTCGGTGCGATCCCCGCGCTGATCGCGGTGGGCTTGTCCACGGTGCTCGACTATCAGATCACCCAGCGTTTGCTGCAGGAACAAATCGACGAAACGCTGGAAGCGAAGCTCGAAACTAAAAGCAGTCAGGTTCGCTACTTTCTGGACGAGCATCTGGCGTTGCTTGAGACCTTTGCAGCGATGCCGGAAGTAAAAAACGGCACCGTGCCAGAGATCATGGAGTTCCTCCGTTTTCAAGAATCTGCGATGCCTAGCCGTATTCGCGGATTCTATTTCGACGAACTCGATGGAACCGTACATGGCACCGATGGGATGACATTCAACGTCTTCGATCGCGATTATTTCCGCGAAGTCGAGCGAGGCGAAAAAGTCATCACGCGTATCCTGAAAAGCCGCGGCACCGGCCAAAACATCATCTTGCTGTTGGTGCCGCTGCGAACCGAGGAAGGAACGCTTCGCGGTGCGGTGAGCCTAACATTGCTCGACACTCAGCTGATTGACTTCATTCGCTCGCTGGAAGTCGACCGAGGGGGCTTCTTTGCCTTGGTGGACGACTCGGACCGAATGATCGCAGCGACCGGAAAAGCGGACTTCCTGCGACAAAGCATTCTTGAGCCAGAACGTTCGATTCTTCCAGACGAGAACGGCGTGCGGTATCTCGTCTCAACCGACAATGTGCCGGATACGACTTGGACATTGATCGCCGCGATTCCTGAGCTGGAAGTACAAGCGGTTTACAATCGCATGGGTTGGTCGAAGCTGACGGCGGTTGCGTGCGGCATCACCGCCACAGTGATCCTTGCGTTGTTCTTCAGTGAACGCACACTTCGCCCACTACAAGACATCCTGCAAACAATTCGCCGCTACGCACGAGGCGAACAATCGGCACGCTGTTCGAGCAAGAGTCGCGACGAATATGGTCTTTTGGCCGAGTCTTTCAATACGATGGCGGACGAACTGGACGAAGCTCGCCGGCAACAGGAAGAACACCTTCGTAAAATCGAGGACAGCGAACATCGCTTCCGACTCCTCTTCGATGGGGCAGCCGATGCCATCTATCTGCGAACGCTGGATGGCAGCATCCTTGACGTCAACCAAGAGGCCTGCCGGGCCCTGGGATATACGCGGGAAGAATTGATCGGCATGTCGATCTCGCAGATCGATACCGAATGGACGCTTTCCGATGCGCGACGACTCTGGAATCAACTGGCCCGAGAAGGGGGACGTTATCACCCATTAGTCGAACGCGTTCACCGCCGTAAGGATGGCAGTACTTTTCCCGTTGAAATTCGCTTGACGCAAATCGAACGAGGCGGAGAGACATTCGTCATGTCAGCCGTCCGCGATGCCACGCTTCGCAAAGCGGCCGAGCGGCAAACGAAGGAAGCGAAAGAGTTCGCCGAAAAAATCATCAACGCTTCCCCCGGCGTGGTGTACATCTTTGACCTCGCTTCGCAAGCCATTGTTTTCATCAACGAGAACATTGAAAAGGAACTTGGCTACACGCAGCAGTACCTGGAAGAACTGGGCAGTCGGTTCTATTCGGAGGTGGTCCATCCTGAAGATCTCGGTCCTCTGAATGAAGCCTCGACTCAATGGTACAAAACGGGCGATCCCCTCGTTCGCCGCGACAACTTCCGCATGCGACATGCTGACGGACATTGGGTTTGGTTCGAGTTTCATCGCGTCTTCTTCCAGAAAGATCCAACCGGATTTCCAACGCAGATTCTCGGCGTCGCCACCAACATTACCGACCGCGTTCGTGCCGAACAGCAATTGGTTTGGGAAAAAGCGTTGCTCGATCAGGTGATGGAAACCAGCGTTGCCGCGATCATGGTGGTCGATGCCGGGGCGAATATCCAATTCCTCAACCCAACGCTCGAGAAGATGCTTCGCGTTGGGCGAGACCAAGTGCAGGGAACACTTCTTTACGACTTTCCGTGGGATGTCAAAGATCTGTCGGGGCAGCCTTTCCCGCCGGAACAGCGTCCCTTTGCGATCGTCAAGCGAACGCTACGTCCCGTTTACGACATGCGGTTTCGTATTCAGTTCGGCTCGGAATCGTTCATCATCGTTTCGACCAATGCGGCTCCTCTATTTGACGAAGAGGGAGAATTCGCAGGGGCCGTTTTCGCATTGTCCGACATTACCGAGCGGATCGAATCGGAACGAATTCGCGAGTCGCTGATCAAAAACCTGGAAGCGACTAACACCGAGCTCAAGCAGTTTACCTACACCGTTTCGCACGACCTCAAGTCGCCGCTGATTACCATCAAAGGGTTTCTGGGCATCCTCGGCGAAGACATCGAAAAGCAAGACTCCGCCGCTATCGAGGAAGACTTGTCGATCATCGGTTCAGCCGCCGACGGAATGAAACAGCTGCTCGACGACCTGCTGGAACTTTCGCGTATCGGCCGCAATTACAAGTCGCGTTCGATGATCTCGCTCGAGGAAATCGTCTGCGAGGCGATCACGCTGTTGGCCGGCGAAATCGAAGCTCGCGATGCGAATGTTCGCTGCGAAATAGAAGATCTGACCGTCTATGGCGATCCGGTCCAAATGCGGCAGCTGATGCAAAATCTGATCGACAATGGCATCAAGCACAATCGCAAAGACAACCCGAAAGTTACGATTCGGGCCATCGAAGATGACGACTTTGTCGTGATCGAAGTCAGTGACGACGGACCTGGCGTGGCGACCGAATACCAGGAACGTATTTTTCAGCTCTTCGACAAGCTCGATCCCGATTCGGACGGAACTGGGATCGGGCTGGCCATCGTTAAGCGAATCGTCGACTTCCATGGAGGAACGATTCGGTTGCATTCCGACGGACTCGGCAACGGCTGTACGTTTATCATTCGCCTGCCGTCGGTCGAGCCTGATCGCAGCACAATCTACGACCTGACCGACTCGAAAGAGTCCACGTCTTCCTAG
- a CDS encoding glycerophosphodiester phosphodiesterase, with amino-acid sequence MRASAFFLVVTACWASFLGTGEAQMIVAHRGASFDAPENTLASFREAWAQKADAIEGDFYLTKDGHIVALHDKTTEKTTGGAAKLVPAKATLAELRNLDVGSWKHEKYAGEQIPLLEEVLATVPQSGKILVEIKCGVEIVEPLRVVLEKSSLRPEQIVIICFNEDVVKQCREKMPQYKANWLTSYKKNAVTGKWSPSVDSVLKTLKETKATGLGTKGEDAVVDAEFVRKLRDAGIECHVWTVNEPAQAKRYAELGFDSITTDKPAVIREALFGSPK; translated from the coding sequence ATGCGTGCTTCCGCTTTTTTCCTAGTTGTAACGGCATGTTGGGCCAGTTTTCTCGGTACCGGAGAAGCTCAAATGATTGTGGCTCATCGCGGTGCTTCCTTCGATGCTCCCGAAAATACGCTGGCTTCTTTCCGCGAAGCCTGGGCTCAAAAGGCCGATGCCATTGAAGGCGATTTCTATCTGACGAAGGATGGCCATATCGTCGCGCTTCACGATAAAACGACCGAGAAGACGACCGGGGGCGCCGCTAAATTGGTGCCTGCGAAAGCAACGCTCGCCGAACTGCGTAACTTGGACGTCGGCTCTTGGAAGCATGAGAAGTACGCCGGCGAGCAGATTCCGCTGCTGGAAGAGGTGCTCGCGACGGTGCCGCAGTCTGGCAAGATCCTTGTCGAAATCAAATGCGGGGTAGAGATCGTTGAACCGCTCCGCGTTGTGCTGGAAAAGTCAAGTCTTCGACCAGAGCAGATCGTCATCATTTGCTTCAACGAGGACGTGGTAAAGCAGTGCCGCGAAAAGATGCCGCAGTACAAAGCGAATTGGCTGACGAGCTACAAGAAGAACGCCGTGACCGGTAAGTGGTCGCCAAGCGTGGATTCAGTGCTGAAAACGCTTAAAGAAACCAAAGCAACAGGGCTCGGCACCAAAGGGGAAGACGCCGTCGTTGATGCCGAGTTTGTTCGGAAGCTTCGCGACGCAGGGATCGAGTGTCATGTTTGGACCGTCAACGAGCCAGCCCAGGCGAAGCGCTACGCGGAGCTGGGATTCGATTCGATCACGACCGACAAGCCCGCGGTGATTCGCGAAGCGTTGTTCGGCTCGCCCAAATAG
- the serC gene encoding 3-phosphoserine/phosphohydroxythreonine transaminase: MPERVFNFSAGPAVMPLPVLEEAQRDLVALPGVGSSVMELSHRGKTYMDIHADAKARLVSLLNIPDTHDVLLLQGGSRLQFSMIPLNLLKGTDKTADYVVTGSWGKKALEEAVKEGKTNVAWDGKPNNYNNLPGQSDLKLTSDAAYVHITSNETIQGVQFQSEPEVGNVPLVADLSSDFMSRPVDVSKYGIIYACAQKNAGPAGVTVVIIRKDLMEHASSDLPGYMVYRNHAEADSMWNTPPTFGIYLLGLVCKWLQDEIGSLEKLQAQNEAKAKLLYDAIDESNGFYIGHAVPEVRSKMNVTFKLGDDESDKKFLAAANEIGLTQLGGHRSVGGVRASIYNAMPVEGVEKLRDFMLDFKK; this comes from the coding sequence ATGCCAGAACGCGTATTCAATTTCTCTGCCGGTCCTGCCGTTATGCCCCTTCCTGTGCTTGAAGAAGCCCAGCGCGACTTGGTCGCTTTGCCCGGCGTAGGTAGTTCTGTGATGGAACTGAGTCACCGCGGCAAGACCTACATGGACATTCACGCCGATGCCAAGGCTCGCTTGGTTTCGCTGCTGAACATCCCAGACACGCACGACGTTCTGCTTCTGCAAGGTGGATCGCGTTTGCAGTTCTCGATGATTCCGTTGAACTTGCTCAAAGGAACCGACAAAACGGCCGACTACGTCGTTACCGGCAGCTGGGGCAAGAAGGCCCTGGAAGAAGCCGTCAAAGAAGGCAAGACCAACGTTGCCTGGGACGGCAAGCCCAACAACTACAACAACCTGCCAGGCCAAAGCGACTTGAAGCTGACGTCCGACGCGGCTTACGTTCACATCACGTCGAACGAAACCATTCAAGGCGTTCAGTTCCAATCGGAACCAGAAGTCGGCAACGTTCCTTTGGTGGCGGACCTTTCGTCTGACTTCATGAGTCGACCTGTCGATGTCTCGAAGTATGGCATCATCTACGCTTGTGCCCAAAAGAATGCCGGCCCCGCTGGGGTGACCGTGGTGATCATTCGCAAGGACCTGATGGAACACGCCAGCAGCGACTTGCCTGGCTATATGGTTTATCGCAACCATGCCGAAGCCGACTCGATGTGGAACACGCCGCCAACTTTCGGGATCTACCTGCTTGGCCTGGTTTGCAAGTGGCTGCAGGACGAAATCGGAAGCCTCGAAAAGCTACAAGCTCAGAACGAAGCCAAAGCCAAACTGCTGTACGACGCGATCGACGAGTCGAACGGCTTCTACATTGGCCATGCCGTTCCAGAAGTTCGCTCCAAGATGAACGTCACCTTCAAGCTGGGCGACGACGAATCGGACAAGAAGTTCCTTGCCGCCGCTAACGAAATTGGCCTGACCCAACTGGGCGGTCACCGAAGCGTGGGCGGCGTCCGTGCTTCGATCTACAACGCGATGCCTGTTGAAGGTGTCGAAAAGCTTCGCGACTTCATGCTTGATTTCAAGAAATAA
- the serA gene encoding phosphoglycerate dehydrogenase: protein MPKVIVLDTLAQEGLDLLDQAPGIEYEVRTGLKGEELRSALNEFEGAICRSGVKITADVLEGNTNLKVIARAGVGTDNIDSKAAARHGIVVMNTPSGNTISTAEHAFCLMMALSRNVPAANQSLVEGRWDRKKYMGTQLADKTLGVVGLGRIGMEVAKRALAFEMRVIAYDPFVSPERAAELGIELSPTVPEMLPSIDYLTVHTPLTPETKDMINAESIKTLKPGARLINCARGGIYNEEALVEGLKSGHLGGVALDVYAEEPCTDSPLFGMENVVCTPHLGASTEEAQTQVAVEAAHLVVNYLSTGEIRHAVNVAPLDPKTLENLRGYLDVAYRLGLVAAQVHSGGVKSVKLNYRGEVSSKNTKLLTASFCAGFLAKALEDEPNIINSEMLLLDRGVELSTETSTDMGSFSSSITATIEEGSQSHQVGGTLFGSNMPRLILLDGQRLEAYLDGTLFVFAHNDVPGIIGKVGTIFGNHKVNIAQMAVGRSSTTPGSAVGVLNLDGLPTEEAVKEVMSSDNITSCKVIELPAAGEMPTWLR, encoded by the coding sequence ATGCCTAAAGTCATTGTTCTCGATACGCTCGCCCAGGAAGGTCTCGATCTTTTAGATCAAGCCCCCGGGATTGAATACGAAGTTCGCACCGGCCTGAAAGGCGAAGAGTTGCGAAGTGCCCTCAACGAGTTCGAAGGTGCCATCTGCCGAAGTGGTGTAAAGATCACCGCCGACGTGCTGGAAGGCAACACCAACTTAAAGGTGATCGCTCGAGCCGGTGTCGGTACCGACAACATCGATTCCAAAGCGGCCGCACGGCATGGCATCGTGGTGATGAATACCCCTAGCGGTAACACCATCAGCACGGCCGAACATGCTTTCTGCTTGATGATGGCTCTTTCGCGTAACGTTCCAGCCGCGAACCAAAGCCTTGTCGAAGGGCGTTGGGATCGTAAGAAGTACATGGGTACGCAGCTGGCCGACAAGACGCTTGGTGTTGTCGGTCTCGGTCGCATCGGGATGGAAGTCGCCAAACGGGCTTTGGCGTTCGAGATGCGAGTGATCGCTTACGATCCATTCGTCAGCCCTGAACGAGCCGCGGAACTGGGAATCGAGCTTTCGCCAACGGTTCCTGAAATGCTGCCGAGTATCGATTACCTGACGGTACATACGCCGCTGACTCCTGAAACCAAGGACATGATCAACGCCGAGTCGATCAAGACGTTGAAGCCTGGGGCACGTCTGATCAACTGTGCTCGCGGCGGAATCTATAACGAAGAAGCCCTTGTCGAAGGTCTGAAGTCTGGGCACCTCGGCGGGGTTGCCTTGGACGTGTACGCCGAAGAGCCATGCACCGACAGCCCACTGTTCGGTATGGAAAACGTCGTTTGCACGCCTCACCTGGGTGCGAGCACCGAAGAAGCTCAGACCCAAGTCGCCGTCGAAGCAGCTCACTTGGTGGTGAACTACCTTTCGACCGGCGAGATTCGTCACGCCGTCAACGTGGCTCCGCTCGATCCCAAGACACTCGAAAACCTGCGTGGCTATCTGGACGTGGCTTATCGCCTCGGTCTGGTTGCTGCTCAAGTTCATTCCGGCGGCGTAAAGTCGGTGAAGCTGAACTACCGTGGCGAAGTGAGCAGCAAGAACACAAAGCTGCTGACCGCGTCATTCTGCGCTGGCTTCCTTGCTAAGGCTTTGGAAGACGAACCGAACATCATTAACTCGGAAATGCTGCTGCTGGATCGCGGTGTCGAACTTTCGACCGAGACCAGCACCGACATGGGCAGCTTCTCCAGCAGCATTACTGCCACCATCGAAGAAGGCAGCCAATCGCATCAAGTCGGCGGCACGCTGTTCGGCAGCAACATGCCTCGCTTGATCTTGCTCGACGGCCAGCGTCTGGAAGCCTACCTCGACGGCACGCTGTTCGTCTTCGCCCACAACGATGTCCCAGGCATCATCGGTAAAGTGGGAACGATCTTCGGCAATCACAAAGTCAACATTGCCCAAATGGCCGTTGGCCGCTCCAGCACCACCCCTGGCAGTGCCGTGGGCGTGTTGAACCTGGACGGTCTTCCGACCGAAGAGGCCGTGAAGGAAGTAATGAGCAGCGACAACATCACCAGCTGCAAAGTGATCGAACTTCCAGCGGCTGGCGAAATGCCTACCTGGCTGCGATAA
- a CDS encoding SEC-C metal-binding domain-containing protein: protein MSKRRRGFPSETNVKHGVRVVHGDKLLEEKLGRNDLCPCDSGKRFKKCCLKRGRF, encoded by the coding sequence ATGAGTAAACGCCGCCGCGGCTTCCCTTCGGAAACGAACGTGAAGCATGGTGTCCGCGTCGTGCATGGCGACAAGTTGCTGGAGGAAAAACTAGGTCGCAACGATTTGTGTCCCTGTGACTCTGGCAAACGATTCAAGAAGTGCTGCTTAAAGCGAGGTCGCTTTTGA
- a CDS encoding PQQ-binding-like beta-propeller repeat protein, protein MSDDDQVSVEAHPSSDATSKWKPLRTWPVWVLLAIMLVTRLSPQLMTEPNDWVWMVAAFGPVLGSLGILLWWISLSRARWHERLVGFFATVGLGVVIGVLVDPSMRGPGMMVMMIPMGMAGFAIGAILMARQLTFRRTLIALVLMTLGFSFSLLVRNEGMWGNYAMGLKWRWTPTSEDKVMARADTDADIDTERFQEAIVNPQWPGFRGPNRDGVQTDVLISSDWKSHPLEQVWKVPVGPGWSSFAVAGDLLFTQEQRGANEVVVCYDAKTGNEVWAHEFAARFDDPLGGPGPRATPTIAGGALFALGATGELMRLDPFNGTVAWQKSLKEVANRQPPMWGFASSPLVVEDNVIVHAGGADDKGLLAFDVEDGDLIWSAPSGDHSYSSPQLVMLFDRPTVLCLTNQGLDFVNPADGTMWLNHAWPVEGGYRAMQPQLFGEDKIVIPSTMGDGTRAIQVAKDGEQLKAEVLWTSRSLKPDFNDMVVFEGNGFGFDGTIFASIDLETGDRNWKNGRYGKGQVLLLKDAGLLLVLTEKGDAVLVEATGEAFNEVARQNVLEGKTWNHPVLIGDRLLVRNSQEAACYRIPQAATETTSADTTGDEDSMKP, encoded by the coding sequence ATGAGTGACGACGATCAGGTTTCCGTAGAAGCACACCCATCCAGCGATGCGACCAGCAAATGGAAGCCGCTGCGGACGTGGCCGGTTTGGGTTTTGTTGGCGATCATGTTGGTGACTCGTTTGTCGCCGCAGTTGATGACCGAACCGAACGATTGGGTGTGGATGGTCGCGGCGTTTGGTCCCGTCTTGGGATCGCTCGGCATCTTGCTGTGGTGGATCTCGCTTAGTCGAGCACGGTGGCATGAACGGCTGGTTGGGTTCTTCGCAACCGTTGGGTTAGGTGTGGTGATCGGCGTCCTGGTCGATCCTTCCATGCGCGGGCCCGGCATGATGGTAATGATGATTCCGATGGGAATGGCCGGGTTTGCGATCGGGGCGATTCTCATGGCGCGACAGCTTACGTTTCGCCGCACGCTGATTGCTTTGGTTTTGATGACACTCGGTTTCAGCTTCTCGCTGTTGGTTCGCAACGAAGGGATGTGGGGAAATTATGCGATGGGGCTCAAGTGGCGTTGGACCCCTACCAGTGAAGACAAAGTGATGGCCAGGGCCGACACCGATGCGGACATCGATACAGAGCGATTTCAGGAAGCGATAGTCAATCCGCAGTGGCCAGGGTTTCGCGGACCCAATCGCGATGGCGTTCAAACCGACGTGCTGATTTCGAGCGATTGGAAGTCGCATCCGCTAGAGCAGGTATGGAAAGTTCCTGTCGGGCCAGGCTGGTCTTCTTTCGCCGTCGCTGGCGACTTGCTGTTCACGCAGGAACAACGAGGCGCGAACGAAGTGGTCGTTTGCTACGACGCCAAAACTGGCAACGAAGTTTGGGCACACGAGTTCGCCGCACGATTCGACGATCCGCTCGGTGGGCCTGGTCCCAGGGCAACGCCGACGATTGCCGGAGGTGCCCTCTTCGCACTAGGGGCGACTGGCGAACTGATGCGATTGGATCCATTCAATGGTACCGTCGCGTGGCAGAAAAGCTTGAAGGAAGTCGCCAACCGCCAGCCGCCGATGTGGGGCTTTGCATCGTCGCCGTTGGTTGTCGAAGACAACGTGATCGTGCATGCCGGCGGCGCCGACGACAAAGGCTTGCTTGCGTTTGATGTGGAAGATGGCGACTTGATTTGGTCCGCTCCCTCGGGCGATCACTCGTATAGCTCACCCCAACTGGTGATGCTGTTCGATCGACCGACGGTTCTTTGTTTGACCAACCAGGGACTCGACTTCGTGAACCCTGCTGACGGAACCATGTGGCTGAATCATGCGTGGCCGGTCGAAGGAGGCTATCGCGCGATGCAGCCGCAACTCTTCGGCGAAGACAAGATTGTTATTCCCTCGACGATGGGTGATGGGACCAGGGCCATTCAAGTTGCGAAGGATGGCGAGCAATTGAAAGCGGAAGTGTTGTGGACGTCACGAAGCTTGAAGCCTGACTTCAACGACATGGTCGTCTTCGAGGGCAACGGGTTTGGTTTCGACGGAACGATCTTTGCCAGCATCGATCTGGAAACAGGCGACCGCAACTGGAAGAACGGCCGCTACGGCAAAGGGCAAGTGCTGCTGCTGAAAGATGCAGGACTGTTGCTGGTGCTGACCGAAAAGGGAGATGCCGTTTTGGTCGAAGCGACCGGTGAAGCGTTCAACGAAGTGGCCCGCCAAAACGTGCTGGAAGGAAAGACGTGGAACCATCCGGTATTGATCGGCGATCGATTGTTGGTTCGCAACTCGCAAGAGGCGGCATGTTATCGCATACCCCAAGCAGCCACCGAAACGACATCGGCCGACACAACGGGAGATGAAGATTCGATGAAGCCGTGA
- a CDS encoding M48 family metalloprotease yields the protein MRLWPHFINCWKALNSLFELFSDPLVASASGSDSFLLWASLLIPIIAVMAYPALAKKLLSLQQPTPLQQEELQRTLPFVDASLVGNFRIWNTGNRICNAAVVGCVPRFSMVLISDALLQRLSPRESAAIVAHELGHLRLWHVPIRLSIVFAGGLLGMAMVQYAEQVGTSQLLSQSIVILGTMLYMSLMLHFVAPLLEFQADLFAVDLLSRESGDRNRSTCTLLRALARLTDLSGIRTNQKTWLYPSFEQRRQAILFHKASPRLQWTLRIVLGAIFLSQATLVIGSLIYLIK from the coding sequence TTGAGACTATGGCCTCATTTCATCAACTGCTGGAAAGCGCTGAACTCGTTGTTTGAACTCTTTTCCGATCCTCTGGTTGCCTCTGCTTCAGGAAGCGACAGCTTCTTGCTGTGGGCCTCGCTGCTGATTCCCATCATTGCAGTGATGGCCTATCCTGCGCTGGCAAAGAAGCTTTTAAGCTTACAGCAACCGACTCCGCTTCAGCAGGAAGAGCTACAACGAACATTACCGTTCGTCGACGCATCGCTTGTCGGTAATTTTCGTATCTGGAACACCGGAAACCGAATTTGCAATGCTGCCGTCGTCGGGTGCGTTCCCCGGTTTTCGATGGTGTTAATCAGCGACGCACTGCTTCAGCGGTTGTCGCCGCGCGAGTCGGCAGCCATCGTCGCCCATGAACTAGGGCACCTCCGGCTCTGGCACGTTCCAATTCGCCTGAGCATCGTCTTCGCTGGCGGGCTACTCGGTATGGCCATGGTTCAATACGCCGAGCAGGTCGGCACTTCGCAGCTACTCTCTCAGTCGATTGTGATTTTGGGAACAATGCTGTACATGTCGCTGATGCTGCACTTTGTCGCCCCGCTTTTGGAGTTCCAAGCCGATCTTTTCGCGGTTGATTTGCTCAGCCGAGAATCAGGGGATCGCAATCGCAGCACGTGTACCCTGCTCAGAGCTCTTGCCCGACTGACCGATCTTTCAGGCATTCGCACGAACCAAAAAACCTGGCTCTATCCCAGCTTCGAGCAGCGCCGTCAGGCCATCCTTTTCCATAAGGCTTCGCCCCGGCTGCAGTGGACTTTACGTATCGTGCTCGGGGCAATCTTCCTAAGCCAAGCTACGCTGGTCATCGGTTCGTTGATTTACCTTATAAAGTAA
- a CDS encoding lipopolysaccharide assembly protein LapB codes for MHRQTTLHRQLTTLALLVPLIAMGLGCQMAASGYNVAGVRAAEEGQPQVAMQQFQKALSHDATNPDAYYNLAATYHQMGKQNNDRNMMHQAEALYNQCLDLNPNHTECHRGLAVLLVDTNRSDKAFTLMERWEQRAPQLPDPKVELARLYQEFGDKENAMNQLNQALAVDANNARAWAALGSLREQNGELGQALANYQRSYQLNNLDSGVGSRIATLQRQGIQSEVPMSPSSGTQLANQPGSNRQRY; via the coding sequence GTGCATCGACAAACGACTCTTCACCGACAACTGACCACCCTCGCCCTTCTCGTTCCCTTGATCGCCATGGGACTCGGCTGCCAGATGGCTGCCTCGGGGTATAACGTCGCCGGCGTGCGCGCCGCCGAAGAAGGTCAGCCTCAAGTCGCCATGCAGCAGTTCCAGAAGGCCCTGAGTCACGATGCGACCAATCCCGACGCCTACTACAATCTGGCGGCGACCTATCATCAGATGGGGAAACAAAACAACGACCGCAACATGATGCATCAAGCCGAGGCCCTCTATAACCAATGCCTCGACTTGAACCCGAATCATACCGAATGCCATCGTGGTTTGGCCGTGTTACTTGTGGATACCAACCGCAGCGATAAAGCCTTTACGTTGATGGAACGCTGGGAACAACGTGCCCCGCAGTTGCCTGACCCGAAGGTCGAGCTGGCTCGTTTGTATCAAGAGTTTGGCGATAAAGAAAACGCCATGAACCAGCTGAATCAAGCGTTGGCAGTCGATGCGAACAATGCTCGTGCTTGGGCCGCCCTTGGTAGCCTGCGTGAACAAAACGGAGAACTGGGCCAAGCGTTGGCCAACTATCAGCGTTCTTACCAGCTGAACAACCTCGATTCCGGCGTCGGTTCGCGGATTGCCACGCTCCAGCGACAAGGCATCCAAAGCGAAGTCCCGATGTCTCCTTCCAGTGGAACGCAACTGGCCAATCAGCCTGGCAGCAATCGCCAGCGGTATTAA